In the genome of Anopheles cruzii unplaced genomic scaffold, idAnoCruzAS_RS32_06 scaffold05331_ctg1, whole genome shotgun sequence, the window TAACGATGTTTAATGAATATGTGCTATTCCGCGTTTAGTGTATCGGTACGATTGGGTGAGTACGATCTGGACAAAACTATCGATTGCAGTACGAACGGCGAAGAGTGCGCCATGCCCGTGCAGGATATTCCAGTTGAGCGGATCATCATGCACGATAACTACAGCAACCGGCACAAAAGGAATGACATCGCTTTGATTCGGCTTTCTCGAAAGGCTTCCCTCAATGATAGTAAGTTAGCATATAGAAGACTAATTCAACGAGCATCAATTCAAAACCttatttataaaattattCCCCTTCCGCCAGACGTGAACCCGATCTGTTTGCCGGTTGGACCCCAGATGCGTACAACGGTAAGAAACTACGTTGTTGCTGGGTGGGGCACCACTCACAATAGTGAGTCCTCTGC includes:
- the LOC128277283 gene encoding serine protease grass-like; amino-acid sequence: MCYSAFSVSVRLGEYDLDKTIDCSTNGEECAMPVQDIPVERIIMHDNYSNRHKRNDIALIRLSRKASLNDNVNPICLPVGPQMRTTVRNYVVAGWGTTHNSESSARLQFAVLTLMPNDKCLSRLRMEDRYVKLEESQLCAIGANMSDNCSGDSGGPLKTISVSGQFVQYGVVSFGLNTCGKLSAPGVYTRVENFADWILDNLED